The DNA segment TTGCATAAgcaaaaacataatataatatgACAGAACCTCAGAAACACAATATGGTCCTACGAGCTAAAATTATGTAAGTTTTGACAACTAAACTACTGAGTTTAATTACCATACAAAACACACCGACAACATTTATTTTTTAagagaatatataaattatttatgcaGGTACAAAGGGCTTCGGACACGGTGGAAACCAAGTTTTGGAACAACCAGGAATCTACCTCGATTAACAAAACCAATCCAGATCCGCTTATCATAAAATATGACAAAatgtttgagaaagaaaaaccatTTATGGAGATGTAAACAGCAGTTGAATACTAAGAAGCATTAAAGCCCCTAATATAAAATTTGTAATTAAATCAGAAAAGAAAAACATCTATCTCAAAGTATCAGCGGCTATCATGCATAGATGCAAACAGATGACCATACACAATAAAACAGTGTCTAAATTTAGAAAAGATACTGAGACTCACTTAAATCTTGCCCAGCAAACACAATCTTGGAATGTCTCACATCTATCTGTATCAAGGCACTCGAGAACATGTTCAAGAAGATTCCTAGCCTGGGCGTCTCCAGCGTTTCTCATAGAAGCAGCATAAGCATTTGGATTTTTTAGAAATGTATTTACTTCATTAGGTGTTTTCTCAAGCAAACCCTCAAACTCAGATCTGGCCCATGTTAGACAGTGATCTATGTTGTGAGGGAACGAATGAACTGTGCACATTGGTGCCTGTTTCTCAGGTGGATCTCTGGAGGCTCCATAATTCTCAGTCAAGTGAGGGATGACCATCTGTGTGTTACATTTGGCACCCAAAGTTCCAGACTCTAAAAGTGGTTTCTGGAAATATAAGCACCTACCATCCATGTACATTCTGGCAGTTACATTGTCCAATGCATTAATAACTGCATCTAAGCTCTCCCAAAATCCATCGTCAAACACATTTTCTGTCTCTGGGCTTGCTCGGTTCTGAAGAgcctcgatatggagatcagggtTTATTgacacagcagcagcagctgctacTGTGGATTTGGCTTGCCCAATATTCCAGTCACGGAAGAGAAACTGCCGACTGAGATTACTCTTTTCAATGACATCATCATCAGTAATAGTGAGCTTCCCTTTTGGGCTGCAACAAACTCCCATTAAAGCTAGGTTCTTCAAGAACTCACAACCCAAGGCACCAGATCCTACTATAAACACTTTGGCGTCTTCCAATTTCTTTTGAAGCTTGGATCCAAACACAGAGATTTGAGCATCATATCGGCAATTCAGAGGCTTAAAATCACTAGCCTCCAATGCTTCGGCAGGGAGGGATTCAAGTGAATCAAAGTAAAAGAACTGCAAATTTCCCAAGAGACAAATTAGGTTGCAGGACAACTGAAAATGGTTGAGGAACATATAAACTATGAAATAAACAAAGGTATTAAAACCCCATATTATATTTCACCTGAAAAAGTGGATGGAATTTTCCAGAACACGCCTTAACAACTTCTTGCCCAACAATACCACCAAAAATTGCAGCCATAGGATTCAAAACAGCCTGGGAACCATAAGAAAAATGCTGCAAAATTTTCTTATTAATCTCTTCCAGCTTACCATCACCAAGACTCTCATTGATATTGACAGCAAAATCTATAAACTGTTGAGCATCATCCTCTGATCCAGCACCAGGAAAACGTCCCATATCATGCCTGAACTTATCCAAGGCTTGAAAAGCCAAGTGTAACAGAGGTGGACGATCAAATTTGGAGAAGTCGCTCAAAAGAAAGTCCCCTGGATCTCTTAGAGCATCTCTTAGAAGCTTGAATTGGAGGACTTTTGGTTCCTTTACCTGTGTAACTATTCCACCTTTCTTGTATAAACCAAACTGAGTTGTGTCTTCTTCAAGAGTAAATGAAAATGGCCTTGCATTCTTGATCTTTCTGGGTTTTCCATCATTTAGATCTGTCATCCCCTCAACTTCAGAGAAGACAACAAGATCCCCATCCTGGAACTCAAGCCGCTCATCTTCAACACACGATATCGTTGCAGGATTATCATTGCAAATGGATGCAATTATACCAGTATGTGGCTCCTCACCATCAACATCAAAAACAGAGAACTCTGGACCAAAATCACAGAAAACACTACCAAAAAGTCCTCGAACTTCAgatttaataaagcaaattggaGGCTGGTGATTGTGACAAAAATCATCATACTCGATTGCTTTCTCCAAGCTCACATCAGTAAAAACAACAGCCTACAGAGCATCATAAAAGATAAGCTATAGAAACATAAA comes from the Musa acuminata AAA Group cultivar baxijiao chromosome BXJ1-10, Cavendish_Baxijiao_AAA, whole genome shotgun sequence genome and includes:
- the LOC104000129 gene encoding ubiquitin-activating enzyme E1 2, encoding MISRKRAVEGQIDDDQAAAAADDTLLKKTRGDCLISSAALEGTSAMEEENNQANGMEVDDGGRKQADIDEDLHSRQLAVYGRETMRRLFASNVLVSGLQGLGAEIAKNLVLAGVKSITLHDEGTVELWDLSSNFFFSKEDIGKNRALACVLKLQELNNAVLVSTLTGTLAKEQLSNFQAVVFTDVSLEKAIEYDDFCHNHQPPICFIKSEVRGLFGSVFCDFGPEFSVFDVDGEEPHTGIIASICNDNPATISCVEDERLEFQDGDLVVFSEVEGMTDLNDGKPRKIKNARPFSFTLEEDTTQFGLYKKGGIVTQVKEPKVLQFKLLRDALRDPGDFLLSDFSKFDRPPLLHLAFQALDKFRHDMGRFPGAGSEDDAQQFIDFAVNINESLGDGKLEEINKKILQHFSYGSQAVLNPMAAIFGGIVGQEVVKACSGKFHPLFQFFYFDSLESLPAEALEASDFKPLNCRYDAQISVFGSKLQKKLEDAKVFIVGSGALGCEFLKNLALMGVCCSPKGKLTITDDDVIEKSNLSRQFLFRDWNIGQAKSTVAAAAAVSINPDLHIEALQNRASPETENVFDDGFWESLDAVINALDNVTARMYMDGRCLYFQKPLLESGTLGAKCNTQMVIPHLTENYGASRDPPEKQAPMCTVHSFPHNIDHCLTWARSEFEGLLEKTPNEVNTFLKNPNAYAASMRNAGDAQARNLLEHVLECLDTDRCETFQDCVCWARFKFEDYFSNRVKQLTFTFPEDAATSTGAPFWSAPKRFPRPLQFSSSDPSHVHFVMSASILRAETFGIVVPEWAKNPKTLGDAVDKVLVPDFQPKTGVQIVTDEKATSLSAASIDDAAVINDLIAKLEECAKKLPPGFRMDPIQFEKDDDANYHMDLIAGLANMRARNYGIQEVDKLKAKFIAGRIIPAIATSTAMATGLVCLELYKVLAGGHKLEDYRNTFANLALPLFSIAEPVPPKMIKFRDMSWTVWDRWIIHGNLTLGELLRWLKDKGLSAYSISSGTSLLYNSMFPRHRDRMDRKVVDLMKEFAKVEVPPYRRHLDIVVACEDEEDGEDVDIPLISIYFR